The DNA region ACCTGCGCGAAGGTCTCGACCGGCGAGGCGTCTTGTCACCTGAAGAAGCAGTTCGCGTCTTGATAGACGTCGCGTCCGCGTTGGAGGTTGCTTCGGAAGCCGGCATCACCCACCGCGACATCAAGCCCGAAAACATCATGCGTTCGTCACGCGGTTCGATCAAAGTCGCTGACTTTGGACTGGCGCGCGTGGGCGGCGGGAATGCAGACGTTAGCGGCGCGAACTTGACGCGGGCCGGCTTGACGATGGGAACGCCTCGCTACATGAGCCCTGAACAGGTCCAAGGTGTGACGGCCGATGCACGCAGCGATCTCTATTCGCTGGGTGTATCGATGTACCACTTGCTAGCCGGGCGACCGCCGTTCGAAGCCGATGATCCGTTGGCGCTAGCGGTGATGCACTTGCACGAAACGCCCATGCCGCTTGATCGCGCTCGGAACCGTCGCGACGCCGATGGTGACCCGGACCTTCCCGAATGGTTGATCGCCGTCATTGCCCGCATGATGAACAAGGCGCCTCAGGATCGTTTCCAATCGCCGGGCGAATTGCTCGACGCGGTGCGCAACGAAGCGTCGACTTCAACGCTTGACGGTTTTGGGATCGGCACCGCCGCCGCGACGACCCGCTTGCAACGCGCCGCCGATGACGCGCGGCGGCAACGACGTCGAAAAGGAACTCGTATTTTGGTCGCGACAATGTTGCCATTGGCTTGTGGTGCCGCCGCAGTGTTGTTCGCCTATCAGCAAACCGAAAAAGATTTGTCCGAACTGCTTCGTCCAGGGCAAGTCAGCAAGGCAGACTCGATCCAAGAACAATATTTCGTCGCCGTCAATCGCAACGACGAAGCGGGCTGGCGCGCGGTCAGCCAACACTATCTGCCGAGTGAAAATTCGACGAACGCCCACTTTCACGCCAAGGCGATGCTGCAGCTCTCGCGATTTTTCGTCGACCAAAATCAATTCAAAAAGGCGGATGTGGTGTTGAAGTCTGTCCTCAGCGATCCGGCCGTCGACCGCGTCGTCCAGGTGGTGGCGTTGGTCGAACGATGCAAATTGCTACGAGCCAGCAACGAGACGGCCGAACTGCAAGTCGCGAAAGATCAACTTCAAGGCTTGTACGCGGAAATAAAGAACAGCAACCCGGCGTCGCTACGGACGCTGCAACGCGTGGTCCCCGAATCGGATCGGTCACAGTGGGACATCGGCGTCTCGGGGGGGTAAGATAAAGACGATATCTTTGCGTTTTGCGTTGCCGCGAACTATGGTTTGATCGGATCCAGCGTTCAAATTTCCCGCGAGAAACCGTTTCAGATGTTGTACTTCATCCCTTGGGTCATGCTACTGTTGGCCGTCATTTTGGCCGTTCCGGTTACGTCTTTTCTCGAAAAACGCAAGTATGCGCCGGCGAAACCGCGACCGGACGAGATCACGGATGAATCGGGATACGAAGACGAACACGAGGTCGCCGAGGCTTCGGATGAGGTCGTGATGGATGAAGAACAAGTCGAAGAAGTCGCGTTTGAAACGCCCGGTGGTGATGATTTTTCGGCTTTTGACGAAGACTTCAAATAGTTTCTTTTGAATCGGTGGACGAATGGATGTCGTGACTGTGAAGCGTTTGGCCACCCTTTTCCTCTCGTTCGGTTTGGCGATTGCTCTCGCCGGCCAGACACTTGCCGGCATCGGCCCCGAAAACGTTGTCGTCGTTGTCAACGCGAAATCGTTGATCTCGCGGACGGTTGCCAACCACTATGTGCATCTTCGCGATATTCCGATCGCGAATGTCATTTTGTTGGACGACGTACCGACGGGTTTGGCGATGACCCTGGAGGACTTCAAGGCAAAAATTTTGAAGCCCGTGTTAGCCGAAGTCGACGCCCGAAAGATCGCCAACCATGTTCGTGTGATCGCCTACTCGGCGGACTTCCCCACGGCTGTCGACGTGCGATCCGACATCGACAAGTTGCCCGCCGATGGGTTGAAGAAAATTCAGTTGCCGACGGCGTCAATTACGGGAGTCACGTCGCTTTATCAATTCGTTTTGAGCGACAACCCGAGCTACATCGACCTGGGCAGCAATCTGTACGCGCGCGGGAATATGGATCGGCACTTCCTGAATCCGTTCATGGACACCGAGCGGCGTGACAAGTTCAATCAAGCGAAGCAAGACTTGGTGGATGAGAAATTCGCCGAGGCGGGGAAGCAGTTTTCCGAAATCTTTGAACAGTCTCCGACGCAGGCGCCGATTGCGATCATGGCGGCTGAGGCTTACGCATCGGCCGAAGACAGTGAAAACGCGGAAGCGATGTTGGTCAAAGCCTTAAAAGCAGGCTGGCAATCAGCGACTTACCTGACGCGGAGCGAAACTCTTGGCCCGATCATCGCGGACGAGAAATACAAAGCTGTTCTCGCCCAACTCTCGGATCACCCCTTGGTCGCACAGGGACCCGTTGGCTTTTCGGGCGATGTCGCGTGGATGGGAAACGGGACAGCGTCTCGCGAGTCGTCCGATGGCGTTCGGTACCTGCTGTCGTGCATGCTGGGTGTCGTCCACGCTCGCGGCAATACGTTGGAAGAGGCCGTCGAGGTACTCCAGCGTGCCTCAACTGCTGACCGAACTTATCCCGATGCAAACTTTTGGTTCTCGTTGACGGCTGACGTTCGGACAACGACGCGGAAACCGGGGATGACGGATGCGTTACTTTGGCTGGGTCATGGTAAGCACAAGGCATCGATCTTTCGCAAAACGATGCCGTCTGAAACGGATGACTGTGTCGGATTGATGCTCGGCACACCGACAATGGTATTGCTGGGAAAACCGTTTACTTTTGTGCCTGGTGCGATCTCAGAGAACTTAACCAGTTACAGTGCTGCGTTTGGTACCAGTTCACAGACAAAAATGACCGAGCTGCTGCAAGCCGGCGCGGCGATGACCAGCGGTCCGGTCGCGGAACCGTTTGCGCTCCAAGCAAAGTTTCCGGTGCCGATGATGTACGGCTACTACGCATCGGGCGTTTCTGCGATCGAAGCGTTCTATTTGTCGATTCAGTCGCCGTACCAATCGCTGATTGTTGGGGATCCCATCACGCAACCGTTTGCTCGACCACCACGTGGACGATTTAACTTTGCGGTGGTTGATAAATTGACGGGCGAAAAACTTCTGCGTTTGTCGTATGCCCCGGACAACGTTGTCGAATCGGATCGACGGACGACGCTCGGATTGGTCGAACTGTACATCGATGGCAAACTTGTTCGTGTTTTGCCGCCGATGAAGTCGATCGAAATGGGAGTCGCCGGTGCGCCGCCTGGATTCATGGAACTGCGCACGGCAGTCGTTGGTAATGACGCAACCCAGCCGCGGTTAAGCCAGTCGCATTGGATGAAACTGGTGTCGTCAGAACTGGTGCCGGTCGGATCCGTTTCATCGGACGGAAACTCGGTCACTTGCAAGGCGATTGGCGCCGAGCGTATTGAGTGGCGGTTGTTTGGTCGCGAGTTGGAATCGACGGACGGTGAAACGAGTGCGTACACACCCGACAGATCGGTTTTGGGTTCTGGTCCGCTGCTTCTGCAACCTTGGGCGATCAAGGGTGAACAGCGAATTCCGGGTCAACCGGTCGTGCTTCCGTAGCAGTTCGCGAACGCGCGAGATCCGATCGTCCCACGAAAAAAGGGTGCTCGACGTTACATCGAGCACCCTTCGTTCATTTAGCATTCAGTGTTAACTGATTTGTGTGGACTAGTAGCGATCGCCACCACGTCCGCCACCACCGCCGCCGTAGCCGCCGCGGTCACCACCGCGTCCGCCACCGCCACCGCCGCCACCACCGTAGCCACCACGGCCACCGCCGCCGCCGCCACCACCGTAGCCGCCGCGTCCACCACCACCGCCACCGCCGCCGCCACGATCTTCGCGTGGGCGAGCTTCGTTAACGGTCAGCGAACGACCATCGTGTTCCTTTTCGTGCAGACCATTGATGGCTGCCTGGGCTTCCTCATCGGTGCCCATTTCAACAAACCCGAAACCTTTACTTCGGCCTGTGTCGCGATCAGTGATGACCTGCGCACTATCAACCGTCCCGAACTGAGCAAACAACTCTTCGAGGTCGGAACTCGAGACATTAAAGCTCAAGTTTCCGCAATACAATTTCCTTCCCAACGCTAACTCCTAGGCAAGGATTCACGACCCGTCGTTTACTTTCCGGGCCAAAAAGAAAGAGGCCAGCTTGGAGACCTACCAAGTGGGACGAACGAAAACTGAACGGGTGTCACTCCCAAAGCCTACAAAGCTCCTGGGCGACGGTTTCACGATCGACGAACCTACCGTCCGAAATTTTACTCATTTTCCCGCCGACGAACAGCCCAAAGACGACTCGTGGTCGCCACTCGGACGAAACTTCACGATTCCCCGCCTTCGTGCCGGCCCGAATCCATGGCAAAATCTCCTTTCGCCGCACCGAATCCTCGTCCCCTTGGGAAAACTCACTTGTCTGCTGACGTCATTTCGGTCCGCGGATGCCGCGTTCACAACCTGAAAAACATCGACATTGATGTTCCTCGCGGTAAGTTGGTTGCCGTTTGCGGTCTTTCCGGCAGCGGCAAGACTTCGTTGGCGCTCGACACGCTGTATGCCGAAGGTCAGCGTTGCTACATCGAAAGTTTTTCCGCGTACACGCGGCAGTTTCTCGAGCGACTCGACAAACCCGACTGCGACGCCATCGTTGGAATTCCACCGGCGATCGCAGTCACACGCGCCGGTGGGGCGAAAACCAATCGCAGCACCGTCGGCACATCCACGGAAGTCGCCGATCACCTGAGGCTGCTGTTCGCGAAAATCGCCGACTTGTTCTGTTTTCAATGCGGCAACCCCGTACAGAGCGATGACCCGGCCGGTGTCGCCCAACAACTGTTAAGCTTGCCCACCGAAGCTCGCGCCATGATCGGATTTCCGATTTGGCTGGCCGATCGCAAATCGTCAAGCGAGGTGCTGCTGGGTCTTCAACAAGAAGGCTATCTGCGTCTGATCATCGGGGAAGAAACCTTCCACCTGTCGGACGAAGACCGAAGCCGGATGGCGAAATCGATCCGTCGTGGCGGAGTCGAAGCGGTCGTCGTGGTCGACCGCGTGACCGGTTCCGACGATATCGGGCGACTGACGGAGTCGATGGAAACTGCGATGTCCGAAGGCAACGGACGTGCGGTCGTGTTGACGGAAGGATCCGAAACGGAATCGGCGAAGGTCGCCGTCATCGATGGTCGGACGTGGACTCGACGCGTCGTCAGCCGCGAGAACCGATGCGATCGATGCGACATTGACTACCCCGATCCAGTACCGCGATTGTTCAACTTCAACAATCCGCTGGGTGCGTGTCCCGTCTGTGAAGGTTTCGGTGACGTCGTTGATGTCGACATGGACTTGGTCGTTCCCGACAAAACGCTATCGCTTGCCGAAGGCGCTATCGCGCCCTGGAACACTCCGTCGTACGAACACGAAAAACACGAACTGCTCGCACTTGCCGACGACTATTCGATCCCCGTCGACAAGCCCTTTCAAAAACTGACAAAGAAGCACTTGAAGTTGATCGTTGGCGGCGTTCCCGAACGAAATTTTGGCGGACTCGACGGTTTTTTTGCTTGGCTGGATCGGAAAAAATACAAGATGCATGTGCGCATCTTTGCATCCCGTTTTCGATCCTATCGTCCCTGTGACGCGTGTGGCGGAAAACGGCTCAAACCCGCAGCGTTGGCGTATCGCATCGACGGCAAGAACGTCGCCGATTTGTTGGCGATGCAGGCGGGCGAACTGGCGACATTCTTTTCATCTTTGGCGCTGCAAAAACGTGAAGCCGCGATCGCGAAAGAAGCCATCAACCAGATTGTCGATCGGCTGGGCTACTTGCGTGACGTCGGGTTGCATTACTTGCAACTCGATCGCACGCTGCGAACGCTTTCGGGTGGTGAGACCCAGCGAGTGGCGTTGACGTCAGCCTTGGGCAGCAGCCTTGTCAACATGCTTTATGTGTTGGACGAGCCCACCGCTGGTCTGCATCCCGCAGATGTCGATCGGTTGTCGCATGCGATCGTGGGTCTGCGTGACCGAGGAAATTCGGTGATCGTGGTCGAACATGACCAGACGATGATCCAGCTTGCCGATCAGGTCATCGAGATCGGTCCCGAGGCGGGCGTGGGTGGCGGGAACGTCATGTTCCAGGGAACGCCTGCGGAAATGTTGGCCGATGCAGATTCGTTGACGGGACAATTTTTGACCGGTCGCCGTGGCGGGACGCTGCGAAACCATACGCCGCGCCAGCCACACAGCAGAATCTCGATCACTGGCGCGACGGGGCGCAACTTACAAAGCATCGACGTCGACTTTCCGCTGAACGTTTTGACGCTGGTGACGGGCATTTCCGGCAGCGGGAAAAGCTCGCTGGTTCAAGACACGTTGTATGCCGCCATTCGCGCTGAAAAAATGGGGGAAGCTGCCAAGCCGCTGCCGTATAGGTCGTTGCGTGGGCTAAGCCAGATCGACGACTGCGTGATGGTGGACCAGTCGCCGATCAGCCGCAGTGCTCGCAGCGCACCGGTGACCTATGTCAAGGCGTTCGATCCGATTCGTAAAGCGTTTGCTGAGACCGTCGAAGCTCGCGTGCGAAACTTCACACCCGGACACTTCAGCTTCAATAGCGAGAAGGGCCAGTGCGCGAATTGCGAAGGTGCGGGTGTTTTAGAAATCGACATGCAGTTTCTGGCCGATGTTTCGATGCGTTGTCCGGTATGCCGCGGGTCTCGGTATCGCGACGAGATCTTGAAG from Rubripirellula tenax includes:
- a CDS encoding serine/threonine-protein kinase, producing MNDDTISSENSNGAGASNSAVSLVGTRIGDYQVLRKLGRGGMADVYAARHLSLGRDVALKVLRSEFARDKEYVERFRREARAAAKLNHPNIVQVFDVGSANNAQFIAQELIDGENLREGLDRRGVLSPEEAVRVLIDVASALEVASEAGITHRDIKPENIMRSSRGSIKVADFGLARVGGGNADVSGANLTRAGLTMGTPRYMSPEQVQGVTADARSDLYSLGVSMYHLLAGRPPFEADDPLALAVMHLHETPMPLDRARNRRDADGDPDLPEWLIAVIARMMNKAPQDRFQSPGELLDAVRNEASTSTLDGFGIGTAAATTRLQRAADDARRQRRRKGTRILVATMLPLACGAAAVLFAYQQTEKDLSELLRPGQVSKADSIQEQYFVAVNRNDEAGWRAVSQHYLPSENSTNAHFHAKAMLQLSRFFVDQNQFKKADVVLKSVLSDPAVDRVVQVVALVERCKLLRASNETAELQVAKDQLQGLYAEIKNSNPASLRTLQRVVPESDRSQWDIGVSGG
- a CDS encoding RNA recognition motif domain-containing protein, translating into MGRKLYCGNLSFNVSSSDLEELFAQFGTVDSAQVITDRDTGRSKGFGFVEMGTDEEAQAAINGLHEKEHDGRSLTVNEARPREDRGGGGGGGGGRGGYGGGGGGGGRGGYGGGGGGGGGRGGDRGGYGGGGGGRGGDRY
- the uvrA gene encoding excinuclease ABC subunit UvrA, with translation MAKSPFAAPNPRPLGKTHLSADVISVRGCRVHNLKNIDIDVPRGKLVAVCGLSGSGKTSLALDTLYAEGQRCYIESFSAYTRQFLERLDKPDCDAIVGIPPAIAVTRAGGAKTNRSTVGTSTEVADHLRLLFAKIADLFCFQCGNPVQSDDPAGVAQQLLSLPTEARAMIGFPIWLADRKSSSEVLLGLQQEGYLRLIIGEETFHLSDEDRSRMAKSIRRGGVEAVVVVDRVTGSDDIGRLTESMETAMSEGNGRAVVLTEGSETESAKVAVIDGRTWTRRVVSRENRCDRCDIDYPDPVPRLFNFNNPLGACPVCEGFGDVVDVDMDLVVPDKTLSLAEGAIAPWNTPSYEHEKHELLALADDYSIPVDKPFQKLTKKHLKLIVGGVPERNFGGLDGFFAWLDRKKYKMHVRIFASRFRSYRPCDACGGKRLKPAALAYRIDGKNVADLLAMQAGELATFFSSLALQKREAAIAKEAINQIVDRLGYLRDVGLHYLQLDRTLRTLSGGETQRVALTSALGSSLVNMLYVLDEPTAGLHPADVDRLSHAIVGLRDRGNSVIVVEHDQTMIQLADQVIEIGPEAGVGGGNVMFQGTPAEMLADADSLTGQFLTGRRGGTLRNHTPRQPHSRISITGATGRNLQSIDVDFPLNVLTLVTGISGSGKSSLVQDTLYAAIRAEKMGEAAKPLPYRSLRGLSQIDDCVMVDQSPISRSARSAPVTYVKAFDPIRKAFAETVEARVRNFTPGHFSFNSEKGQCANCEGAGVLEIDMQFLADVSMRCPVCRGSRYRDEILKVRYRDRSIDDVLQMSVREAFAFFRGDEKVRDRLQRMMDVGLDYIKLGQPATTLSSGEGQRLKLAAFLASAKRRRTLFVMDEPTTGLHFADIVRLVDCFDALIEDGHSLLVVEHNALLMQAADHIIDLGPGASSEGGRVVAEGTPSEVAKVKDSATGRLLADLNT